Proteins from a single region of Rhodospirillales bacterium:
- the pabB gene encoding aminodeoxychorismate synthase component I: MKSKSSRDDRRRDEKANSRDGLILLDDTLQPDGGCWLLEHPDRVVVCHAPDDLDAALTVITQAVAKGRFAAGFFAYELGYLLEPALAPLLPLVGNVPLLWIGIFASARRLSARETREWLHMRATGEAAAVRDLRLTWDRDTYRAAFAQVDALIAAGDVYQINLTLKYRFTLEGDPTAFYAELRRRQRVACGGLIEAPGLRVLSISPELFFKVDDGLALVRPMKGTAARGVTPLEDARQRDWLADDEKSRAENLMIVDLMRNDIGRLAETGGVRVTDLFTVETYRSLHQMTSGVTARLRPGVDLRALLRALFPCGSVTGAPKIRAMQIIRALETEARGIYTGAIGMVFPDGRCFFNVAIRTLVLDDRGHGEMGIGSGIVADSNADAEYDECLLKARFLTETAAPMGLIETLRWQHDAGYFLLDSHIRRLIGSAAFFGIPCDGRAIRSALKEAACSLGDGCWRVRLVLDEDGEISVESAPLLPRSSMLRYALAGRPVFTRDPLLYHKTTRRDAYDEELKQRRAECACDEVLFVNERGELTEGTWTNLFVRRDGRLLTPPVSCGLLDGTLRRALLDAGDGTVVEAVLYPEDLAGADAVLLGNSVRGLMPARPSSPSSSGIPQEWQV; this comes from the coding sequence ATGAAGAGTAAGTCCTCGCGGGACGATCGCAGGCGCGACGAGAAGGCAAATTCGCGCGACGGCTTAATTCTCCTCGACGACACGCTGCAGCCGGACGGCGGTTGCTGGCTGCTCGAGCATCCCGATCGCGTTGTCGTCTGCCACGCGCCCGATGACCTTGATGCCGCGCTCACCGTTATCACGCAAGCGGTGGCGAAAGGGCGGTTTGCCGCCGGTTTCTTCGCCTATGAGCTTGGCTACCTGTTGGAACCGGCGCTGGCCCCTTTGTTGCCGCTCGTAGGTAACGTTCCGCTCCTTTGGATCGGCATATTCGCCTCCGCCCGTCGCCTAAGCGCCCGCGAGACGCGAGAATGGCTGCATATGCGCGCCACTGGAGAAGCTGCCGCCGTTCGCGACCTGCGACTCACCTGGGATCGCGACACGTACCGGGCCGCCTTCGCGCAGGTCGACGCGCTGATTGCCGCCGGCGACGTCTACCAGATCAACCTGACACTCAAGTACAGGTTCACCCTCGAAGGCGATCCGACGGCGTTCTACGCCGAGCTTCGCCGCCGCCAGCGTGTCGCCTGTGGTGGCCTGATCGAGGCTCCGGGCCTGCGCGTCCTGTCGATTTCGCCGGAACTCTTTTTCAAGGTCGACGACGGCCTGGCGCTTGTCCGGCCGATGAAGGGCACCGCCGCGCGCGGTGTCACTCCGCTGGAGGATGCCCGCCAGCGAGACTGGCTTGCCGATGACGAAAAATCCCGCGCTGAAAACCTGATGATCGTCGATTTGATGCGCAACGACATCGGTCGTTTGGCGGAAACCGGCGGCGTGCGAGTCACGGACCTGTTCACCGTCGAGACCTATCGCAGTCTGCACCAGATGACGTCGGGCGTGACCGCCCGCTTGCGTCCGGGCGTCGATTTGCGCGCGCTACTACGCGCCCTCTTTCCCTGCGGCTCGGTCACCGGCGCACCGAAGATCCGCGCGATGCAGATCATCCGCGCGCTTGAGACCGAAGCGCGCGGCATCTATACGGGGGCCATCGGCATGGTCTTTCCGGACGGGCGATGCTTTTTCAACGTTGCCATCCGCACCTTAGTGCTGGACGACCGTGGCCACGGCGAGATGGGGATCGGCAGTGGTATCGTCGCCGATTCGAATGCCGACGCAGAATATGACGAATGCCTGCTCAAGGCCCGGTTCCTGACCGAAACGGCCGCGCCGATGGGCTTGATCGAAACCCTGCGATGGCAGCACGATGCCGGTTATTTCCTGCTCGACTCACACATTCGCCGCTTGATCGGATCGGCAGCCTTCTTCGGCATCCCCTGTGACGGGCGTGCGATCCGCTCCGCCTTGAAGGAGGCTGCGTGTTCGCTTGGCGACGGGTGCTGGCGCGTGCGCTTGGTGCTTGATGAGGATGGCGAGATCAGCGTCGAGTCCGCGCCACTGCTGCCGCGATCGTCCATGCTCCGTTACGCCCTCGCCGGCCGCCCCGTCTTTACGCGAGACCCGTTGCTCTACCACAAGACCACCCGCCGCGACGCCTACGACGAGGAACTGAAGCAGCGGCGCGCCGAATGCGCCTGCGACGAGGTGTTGTTCGTCAATGAACGCGGCGAGTTGACGGAAGGAACGTGGACGAACCTCTTCGTCCGCCGCGACGGTCGGCTGCTGACGCCACCTGTATCTTGTGGCCTGCTCGACGGTACCTTACGCCGCGCGTTGCTGGATGCCGGCGACGGCACGGTCGTAGAAGCGGTGCTCTATCCCGAGGATCTCGCCGGCGCCGATGCGGTCTTGCTCGGAAATTCGGTGCGCGGCTTGATGCCGGCGCGCCCAAGTTCGCCGTCATCGTCCGGCATACCTCAGGAATGGCAGGTATAG
- a CDS encoding IS5 family transposase (programmed frameshift): MSPLRFELTDFEWSIIGPLLPNKPRGVPRADDRKVLNGIYWRLRTGSPWADIMERYGPSTTCYNRFVRWRERGVWDRLFEAVSAAYEGDLQMIDSSSIRVHQHAANVKKGARREPVKGTTLQPGGMGRSRGGLTTKIHALVDANGNPIALKLTEGQAHDGRSASDILDGLGTGQILLADRAYDSDALHTGLAQRGAWANVKPMPRRVNIPAFSPFLYRYRNLVERFFNKIKPFRAVATRFEKRDANYLATVKLAAARIWMRFMSS; the protein is encoded by the exons ATGTCCCCACTGCGCTTTGAGCTGACGGATTTCGAATGGTCGATCATCGGGCCTCTGCTGCCGAACAAGCCGCGCGGCGTGCCGCGAGCCGATGACCGAAAGGTCCTGAACGGCATCTACTGGCGGCTGCGGACCGGCTCGCCCTGGGCGGATATAATGGAGCGCTACGGCCCGTCGACGACCTGCTACAACCGCTTCGTCCGGTGGCGCGAGCGGGGCGTCTGGGACCGGCTCTTCGAGGCCGTTTCGGCGGCTTACGAAGGCGATCTGCAAATGATCGACTCCTCTTCGATCCGCGTCCACCAGCATGCGGCGAACGTCAAAAAGGGGGCTCGCCGGGAGCCGGTGAAGGGGACGACGCTCCAGCCCGGTG GCATGGGGCGTTCGCGCGGTGGACTGACGACCAAGATCCATGCCCTCGTCGACGCCAACGGCAATCCGATCGCCCTGAAGCTCACCGAAGGCCAGGCCCACGACGGCCGAAGCGCGAGCGATATACTGGACGGGCTCGGCACCGGCCAGATTCTGCTCGCCGACCGCGCCTACGACAGCGATGCGCTGCACACGGGCCTGGCCCAGCGGGGGGCTTGGGCCAACGTCAAACCCATGCCCAGGCGCGTCAACATCCCGGCCTTCAGCCCCTTCCTCTACCGCTATCGCAACCTCGTCGAGCGCTTCTTCAACAAGATCAAGCCTTTCCGCGCCGTCGCCACCCGCTTCGAAAAGCGCGACGCCAACTACCTCGCAACCGTCAAGCTCGCCGCTGCACGCATCTGGATGCGCTTTATGAGTTCGTGA
- the infA gene encoding translation initiation factor IF-1, with product MAKEEVIEFTGVVTELLPNAMFRVKLDNDHEILAHTAGKMRKNRIRVLAGDKVNVEMTPYDLTKGRITFRYK from the coding sequence ATGGCCAAGGAAGAAGTCATCGAATTTACCGGCGTGGTCACGGAATTACTTCCTAACGCGATGTTCCGGGTGAAGCTCGACAACGATCACGAGATTCTCGCTCATACTGCGGGCAAGATGCGCAAGAATCGCATCCGCGTTCTCGCTGGGGACAAGGTCAACGTGGAAATGACGCCCTACGATCTGACCAAGGGGCGGATCACCTTCCGCTACAAGTGA
- a CDS encoding DMT family transporter translates to MPAVFVLLWSTGFIGAKFGMPYAQPFTFLLTRYVVVASALAIAAVARGAPWPRRWGDIRRIALVGVLIHAIYLGGVFLAISLGVPAGIAALIVSLQPLATALLSGPYLGERVSAVQWTGLVLGFAGVVLVVVDKLTWSHGQFAGVGAAVVALLGITAGTLYQKRHATGMNLITGSCVQFAAAGLATVPVVLLFEGRGIEWTGSFVFALLWLSFVLSIGAITLFHMLIRRGAAAKVASLFYLTPAVTAVLAWLLFDETLGWTAIGGMVVAMLGVALVARR, encoded by the coding sequence ATGCCGGCGGTTTTCGTTCTGTTGTGGAGTACGGGTTTTATCGGCGCCAAGTTCGGCATGCCGTACGCCCAACCGTTCACCTTTCTTCTGACCCGTTACGTCGTCGTCGCTTCGGCTCTTGCGATCGCTGCGGTGGCGAGAGGGGCACCGTGGCCACGCCGATGGGGGGACATCAGGCGGATCGCCCTGGTCGGCGTTCTCATCCACGCGATCTATCTCGGCGGCGTTTTCCTCGCCATTTCTCTCGGCGTTCCGGCCGGGATCGCGGCGTTAATTGTCAGTCTTCAACCGTTGGCGACGGCGCTATTGTCCGGCCCTTATCTCGGGGAACGCGTTTCAGCGGTGCAGTGGACGGGCCTGGTGCTCGGGTTCGCCGGTGTCGTTCTCGTCGTCGTCGATAAGCTCACCTGGAGCCATGGCCAGTTCGCCGGTGTTGGCGCGGCCGTGGTGGCGCTGCTGGGAATTACCGCCGGCACGCTCTATCAGAAACGGCACGCCACCGGGATGAACCTCATTACCGGGTCTTGCGTGCAGTTTGCCGCTGCGGGTCTCGCCACCGTGCCGGTAGTGTTACTCTTCGAAGGCCGGGGCATTGAGTGGACCGGCTCGTTCGTCTTTGCGCTGCTCTGGTTGTCCTTTGTCCTGTCGATCGGAGCGATTACCCTGTTCCATATGCTCATTCGGCGCGGGGCCGCGGCAAAAGTCGCGAGCCTTTTCTATCTCACGCCAGCGGTAACGGCGGTGCTCGCATGGCTGCTGTTCGATGAGACGCTCGGGTGGACGGCTATTGGCGGCATGGTGGTCGCGATGCTCGGCGTCGCGCTCGTCGCCCGCAGATGA
- a CDS encoding gamma-glutamylcyclotransferase has translation MSTGAENANASITGELIWPDEGGVAWVFGYGSLMWEPGFPYLERRRALLIGYHRSLCILSIRNRGTVERPGLALGLDRGGACRGFAFRIHPDDVEAARVYLWEREMSHGVYVPKSLPVRFPDATRTRALVFVARLGHPQYVRDDEHERAAELVAQGVGICGTALDYLRNVVGHLDEFGIADCPLHRVLIRAEAIAVRNRGDTA, from the coding sequence ATGAGCACGGGCGCGGAAAACGCCAATGCCTCGATCACGGGTGAGCTGATCTGGCCCGACGAGGGTGGGGTGGCGTGGGTGTTCGGATACGGCTCGTTGATGTGGGAGCCGGGATTTCCCTACCTGGAGCGGCGACGGGCGTTATTGATCGGCTATCACCGATCGCTGTGCATCTTGTCGATCCGCAACCGCGGCACGGTCGAACGACCTGGTCTCGCTCTCGGCCTGGATCGCGGTGGGGCCTGCCGCGGTTTCGCTTTTCGCATTCATCCCGACGACGTCGAGGCGGCGAGAGTGTACTTGTGGGAGCGGGAGATGAGCCATGGCGTCTATGTTCCGAAGAGTTTGCCGGTGCGGTTTCCCGATGCGACGCGCACGCGCGCGTTGGTCTTCGTCGCTCGCCTTGGGCATCCACAATACGTACGCGACGATGAGCATGAACGGGCGGCGGAGTTGGTCGCGCAGGGTGTTGGCATTTGTGGCACCGCCCTTGACTACCTGCGCAACGTTGTTGGCCATCTCGATGAATTTGGCATTGCTGACTGCCCGTTGCATCGCGTGCTGATCCGCGCCGAAGCGATCGCCGTTCGTAACCGGGGAGATACGGCATGA
- a CDS encoding ribonuclease E/G has protein sequence MPIDEVFVSVLPGDRRAAAFEDGVLVELVFDDGDSGIHIGDVFLARITALTPSISGAFVDLGDGSSGLLMSADGPSAGRLSEGQTVIVEVVRTADAKKSAKVSTRLSAPAPTPSTGVRPPFRLRRGADPIEDLVRRASVSGTCRIVVDDAPSLAVLRGVLRDFHTSIDLWIEPQPLFSASGVDEAIDAALSPRVDLPGGGRLIIEETAALTAIDVDSGRATERSAKAAALACDLEAAEALARQVRLRDIGGVIVVDFVPIRRPQDRERVIQTLRDTLADDPASNRIAGWTRLGLVEIVRQRRGPSLSRRLANICSACEGSGCARAPKLIAGDALRALAAEGRRPGPPIAPILAVSPAVLKSLQGEMAPARAELERRLGERIELRSETGLVGGFRLLPEPPRREMPR, from the coding sequence ATGCCGATCGATGAGGTGTTTGTCAGTGTGCTCCCGGGAGATCGCCGGGCGGCGGCATTCGAAGACGGTGTCCTCGTCGAACTCGTTTTCGACGACGGCGACAGCGGTATCCACATTGGCGATGTCTTTCTCGCTCGCATTACAGCGTTGACGCCGTCGATCAGCGGCGCCTTCGTTGATCTCGGTGACGGTTCATCGGGACTGCTGATGTCAGCCGATGGCCCGAGCGCGGGGCGACTGAGTGAAGGCCAAACCGTCATCGTCGAGGTCGTACGTACGGCAGACGCGAAGAAGTCCGCGAAGGTGAGCACGCGGCTTTCTGCGCCCGCGCCAACACCATCCACGGGCGTTCGACCGCCCTTTCGACTGCGGCGCGGCGCTGATCCAATCGAAGACTTGGTGCGGCGCGCAAGCGTGAGCGGAACGTGCCGCATCGTCGTGGACGACGCACCGAGCCTCGCCGTGCTACGAGGCGTCCTGAGGGATTTTCATACCAGCATTGATCTATGGATCGAGCCCCAGCCGCTGTTCTCTGCCTCGGGTGTTGACGAGGCGATCGATGCCGCGCTTTCGCCTCGCGTCGACCTTCCCGGCGGCGGCAGATTGATCATCGAAGAGACAGCGGCACTCACCGCGATCGATGTCGACAGCGGCCGTGCCACTGAACGTTCGGCGAAAGCCGCGGCGCTTGCCTGCGATCTTGAGGCGGCGGAGGCGCTCGCCCGGCAGGTGCGCCTGCGCGACATCGGTGGCGTGATTGTCGTTGATTTTGTGCCGATCCGGCGACCACAGGATCGAGAACGCGTGATACAGACACTACGCGACACCCTAGCGGACGATCCTGCCTCCAACCGCATCGCCGGATGGACACGCCTTGGTCTCGTCGAGATCGTCCGACAACGACGGGGACCGTCGCTTTCACGCCGGCTCGCGAACATTTGCTCGGCGTGCGAAGGTAGCGGATGCGCGCGCGCACCGAAACTCATTGCCGGCGATGCCTTGCGCGCGCTCGCAGCCGAAGGCCGGCGCCCCGGTCCCCCTATCGCGCCGATCTTGGCCGTTTCACCCGCGGTGCTAAAATCCCTGCAAGGTGAAATGGCGCCCGCCCGGGCCGAGCTTGAACGACGGCTGGGCGAGCGGATCGAGCTGCGATCGGAAACAGGTCTTGTCGGTGGTTTTCGACTCCTGCCTGAGCCGCCACGACGGGAGATGCCTCGATGA
- a CDS encoding DUF2125 domain-containing protein, giving the protein MLIRPSKEVPFPPRRSHPNRRILVVGLALVLVMAGGGYSIWWRSAANDVRAQALAWIAERRSEGWQITFADTNLTGFPLYLGVSLDDAHAAPESGEWAWNSERVRLTLPIFAPPLMRLEFIGQQALDIATEDVQRSYAGTAESLTFDIVPSTSWLPNGRLAVRTLALRDAANDDTLSLEQLDLTSTGDPAATTDEARSAYEAHVALEALHLPQVWATPLGRDGQHVEIAAKLNGTLKAHPWPAALGEWRDGGGDIDITRLTIITGPTSLDGDGTFALDRDGQPIGAMTIRLQGYEAALDRLANENTIAPFSAATAKILLRSIARSELPGDAAGVADEPPLSAPLSIQDGQLSLGPVPLLTLPPLHWLDRPSGR; this is encoded by the coding sequence ATGCTAATCCGTCCTTCGAAGGAAGTGCCATTTCCTCCGCGACGTTCCCACCCGAACAGAAGAATTCTCGTCGTCGGGCTGGCATTGGTCCTGGTCATGGCCGGCGGCGGCTACAGTATTTGGTGGCGATCCGCCGCCAACGACGTCCGCGCGCAAGCGCTTGCCTGGATCGCCGAGCGCCGATCCGAGGGCTGGCAGATCACGTTCGCCGATACGAACCTGACCGGTTTCCCACTTTACCTCGGCGTGAGCCTCGATGACGCGCATGCTGCGCCCGAATCTGGCGAATGGGCGTGGAACTCGGAACGGGTGCGCCTGACCCTTCCCATCTTCGCGCCACCGCTGATGCGGCTCGAATTCATCGGTCAGCAGGCGCTCGACATTGCAACCGAGGATGTTCAGCGAAGCTACGCGGGAACGGCTGAATCGTTGACCTTTGATATCGTTCCAAGCACCAGTTGGCTGCCCAATGGCAGACTTGCCGTACGAACGCTCGCGCTTCGCGACGCGGCCAACGATGATACACTTTCGCTTGAACAGCTCGATCTAACCTCAACCGGTGATCCGGCGGCCACGACAGATGAGGCCCGCTCGGCCTACGAGGCACACGTTGCGCTCGAGGCCCTCCATCTGCCACAGGTGTGGGCGACGCCCCTGGGACGCGATGGACAGCACGTTGAAATCGCCGCGAAACTCAACGGCACCCTTAAGGCGCACCCATGGCCGGCGGCGCTTGGTGAATGGCGCGATGGCGGCGGTGATATCGACATCACCCGGCTCACCATCATTACCGGCCCGACTTCGCTCGATGGCGACGGTACCTTCGCGCTCGACCGCGATGGCCAGCCGATCGGGGCGATGACGATCCGCCTGCAGGGCTACGAAGCGGCGCTGGACCGGTTGGCCAACGAGAACACGATCGCGCCATTCTCCGCAGCAACGGCCAAGATCCTGCTGCGTTCCATTGCTCGAAGCGAGCTTCCCGGCGATGCTGCCGGGGTGGCGGACGAGCCGCCACTCTCGGCACCCTTATCGATCCAGGACGGACAGTTATCGCTGGGTCCGGTACCGCTTCTGACCCTGCCGCCGCTCCACTGGCTCGATCGTCCATCAGGTCGCTAA
- the gluQRS gene encoding tRNA glutamyl-Q(34) synthetase GluQRS — protein MNALPPCHGPRSPHEARAVVTRFAPSPSGNLHIGHAYSAHFAREAARQAGGRYLVRIEDIDPTRCRAEFIEANLGDLGWLGLQSDEPVVRQSQRLSLYARAVRRLKERNLVYPCFCTRRRIREDLAASGDSARLSESDGGVIYPGTCRGLSLSERRRRIDAGEPFAIRLDVGRSLAETGPLSWTDRRLGTRRVTGERTDDVIVARRDAPVSYHLAVVVDDAAQGVTVVTRGEDLLGATPIHRLLYALLDLPVPVWHHHALCRDSAGRKLAKRDGDAALSALRATGLSPQAVMALAIGSIGGAETIDNSGAETIDGGDTAGVT, from the coding sequence ATGAACGCATTACCGCCATGCCACGGTCCGCGATCACCGCACGAAGCCAGGGCCGTTGTCACCCGCTTTGCTCCCAGTCCGAGTGGAAATCTGCACATCGGTCATGCCTATTCGGCCCATTTTGCCCGCGAAGCGGCGCGACAGGCCGGCGGCCGTTACCTTGTGCGGATCGAGGACATTGATCCAACGCGATGCCGAGCTGAATTTATCGAGGCCAACCTTGGTGACCTTGGTTGGCTCGGCCTGCAATCGGACGAACCGGTCGTCCGCCAGTCGCAGCGGTTGTCGCTTTACGCGAGGGCGGTACGGCGGCTGAAGGAGCGTAACCTCGTCTATCCGTGTTTTTGTACACGCAGGCGCATCCGCGAAGACCTTGCGGCATCCGGCGACTCGGCGCGCTTGAGCGAAAGTGATGGCGGAGTGATTTATCCCGGAACGTGCCGAGGGTTGAGCTTGAGTGAGCGACGCCGTCGCATTGACGCCGGCGAGCCATTCGCAATTCGGCTCGACGTCGGCCGCAGCCTCGCCGAGACGGGACCGCTATCTTGGACCGACCGGCGGCTTGGGACGCGGAGGGTTACAGGGGAGAGGACGGACGATGTCATCGTCGCTCGCCGAGATGCTCCGGTAAGCTATCATCTTGCCGTCGTCGTCGATGACGCAGCGCAGGGTGTGACCGTTGTCACCCGCGGCGAGGACCTGCTCGGAGCAACTCCGATCCACCGCCTTCTGTACGCGTTACTGGACCTGCCGGTGCCGGTTTGGCACCATCATGCGCTCTGTCGGGATTCCGCCGGTCGCAAGCTCGCCAAACGCGACGGCGATGCGGCATTGAGCGCGCTGCGCGCCACCGGACTGTCACCGCAGGCGGTGATGGCCCTGGCCATCGGCTCCATCGGCGGAGCCGAGACGATCGACAACAGCGGAGCCGAGACGATCGACGGCGGCGACACTGCGGGAGTGACCTAG
- the yacG gene encoding DNA gyrase inhibitor YacG: MKTSPPKGPCAVRPCPICGEPATTRMRPFCSKRCADIDLGRWLGDVYRIPAVEDDDVTVSTSSREPDNDEI, from the coding sequence ATGAAAACATCCCCTCCAAAGGGTCCGTGCGCGGTACGGCCATGCCCGATCTGTGGCGAACCTGCGACGACCCGCATGCGCCCATTCTGCTCGAAGCGCTGCGCCGACATCGATCTTGGTCGCTGGCTTGGCGATGTCTATCGAATTCCGGCAGTCGAAGACGACGACGTGACCGTTTCAACGTCATCGCGCGAACCAGATAACGACGAGATATAA
- a CDS encoding GFA family protein — MTTGSRPAVLTGGCQCGNVRYALFAPPEGTHLCHCRMCQKAVGGPFAALAPVRLEDFAWTRGVPATFQSSSLAARDFCVACGTPLTFRYLEKEWIDVTLGSLDRPGDAPPVRHFGVEARLPWLDQLNEMPSSITEDSMPAEVQARLVNHQHPDHDTPPNWRPPR; from the coding sequence ATGACTACCGGTTCGCGCCCTGCCGTTTTGACGGGAGGCTGCCAGTGCGGCAATGTCCGCTACGCGCTGTTCGCACCACCCGAAGGCACACATCTCTGCCACTGCCGGATGTGTCAGAAAGCCGTCGGCGGCCCATTTGCCGCATTGGCGCCCGTGCGGCTCGAGGATTTTGCATGGACACGGGGAGTCCCCGCGACCTTCCAAAGTTCGTCGCTCGCCGCCCGCGACTTCTGTGTCGCCTGTGGTACGCCGCTTACCTTTCGCTATCTCGAGAAAGAATGGATCGACGTTACACTCGGCTCGCTCGACCGGCCGGGGGACGCTCCACCCGTTCGGCACTTCGGCGTGGAGGCAAGGCTACCATGGCTTGATCAACTGAACGAGATGCCGTCCTCGATCACCGAGGACTCGATGCCGGCCGAGGTCCAAGCGCGTCTCGTCAACCACCAGCATCCGGACCACGACACGCCGCCCAATTGGCGCCCACCGCGATAG
- the maf gene encoding septum formation protein Maf translates to MTFVLASASARRLDLLAQIGFAPDIIAPPDVDETPVKGELPRQLAGRLARNKAQAVARRFAGAVVLGADTVVARGRRILPKPASETEARWCLEALSGARHRVYGGIALIGSDEKMSLRLVTSIVAFKRLSASECDRYVASGEWRGMAGGYAIQGAASAFVRHIIGSYFNVVGLSLYEVCGLLDAAGVPRAISAERVDADR, encoded by the coding sequence TTGACTTTCGTACTCGCCTCCGCCTCCGCACGGCGCCTCGACTTGCTGGCTCAGATCGGCTTTGCGCCCGACATCATCGCGCCACCCGACGTCGACGAAACGCCCGTCAAAGGTGAATTGCCACGTCAGCTTGCCGGCCGCCTCGCCCGCAATAAAGCGCAAGCGGTCGCTCGCCGGTTTGCTGGTGCAGTCGTACTCGGCGCGGATACTGTCGTCGCCCGCGGTCGCCGCATTTTGCCGAAACCGGCGAGCGAGACCGAAGCCCGCTGGTGCCTTGAGGCCTTGTCTGGCGCACGACATCGCGTCTATGGCGGTATCGCGCTCATCGGTTCCGACGAAAAGATGAGCCTGCGCCTCGTGACAAGCATCGTCGCCTTCAAACGGCTGTCGGCAAGCGAATGCGATCGTTACGTCGCCAGCGGCGAATGGCGGGGCATGGCCGGCGGTTACGCCATCCAGGGCGCGGCATCAGCGTTCGTGCGCCATATCATTGGCTCTTATTTCAACGTCGTTGGCCTTTCACTCTACGAGGTGTGCGGCCTTCTCGACGCCGCCGGCGTTCCACGCGCGATCTCGGCGGAGCGCGTCGATGCCGATCGATGA